The proteins below come from a single Crossiella sp. CA-258035 genomic window:
- a CDS encoding aminotransferase class I/II-fold pyridoxal phosphate-dependent enzyme has translation MALNENHWPMLPGVHEALVESLGSVNRTGDALAARLEGRLAAELGSTADRVVAGAGSGALLQQFLSAHCGPGSEVLHTWPSFDLYPLLIRNAGAEPVAVPGDSRGGQDLDALAAAVTDRTRVVLVCNPNNPTGEVLGTGELTALLAALPAHVLLLVDEAYREFADPAAIADAVGLSTKDRRVAVVRTFSKSHGLIGLRVGYLTGAEELVAPLRRTSPFHRVPTVAQAAALAALDADARMREQCREVAAERDRVRRGLTELGFDVPPSGGNYLWVRLGPRNQEFIAHLASYGVAVREVAGGVRVSTGLPHANDVVLAAARAFATLAAPHAEGALR, from the coding sequence TTGGCGCTGAACGAGAACCACTGGCCGATGCTGCCGGGGGTGCACGAAGCCCTGGTGGAGTCGCTCGGCTCGGTCAACCGGACCGGGGACGCCCTCGCCGCCCGGCTGGAGGGCCGGCTGGCCGCCGAGCTCGGTAGCACCGCGGACCGGGTGGTCGCCGGGGCCGGGTCCGGGGCGCTGTTGCAGCAGTTCCTGAGCGCGCACTGCGGGCCGGGCAGCGAGGTGCTGCACACCTGGCCCTCCTTCGACCTGTACCCGCTGCTGATCCGCAACGCCGGCGCTGAACCGGTCGCCGTGCCCGGGGACAGCCGGGGCGGCCAGGACCTGGACGCGTTGGCCGCGGCGGTCACCGACCGGACCCGGGTGGTGCTGGTGTGCAACCCCAACAATCCCACCGGCGAGGTGCTCGGCACCGGTGAGCTGACCGCGTTGCTGGCGGCCCTGCCCGCGCACGTGCTGCTGCTCGTTGACGAGGCATACCGGGAGTTCGCCGACCCGGCCGCCATCGCGGACGCGGTTGGACTGTCCACAAAGGACCGTCGGGTGGCCGTGGTGCGCACGTTCTCCAAGTCGCACGGGCTGATCGGGCTGCGCGTCGGCTACCTCACCGGCGCCGAGGAACTGGTGGCGCCGCTGCGCCGGACCAGCCCGTTCCACCGGGTGCCGACGGTGGCCCAGGCCGCCGCGCTGGCCGCGCTGGACGCCGATGCCCGCATGCGCGAGCAGTGCCGCGAGGTGGCCGCCGAGCGGGACCGGGTGCGCCGGGGACTGACCGAGCTGGGCTTCGACGTGCCGCCCAGTGGCGGGAACTACCTGTGGGTCCGGCTGGGGCCGCGCAACCAGGAGTTCATCGCGCACCTGGCGAGCTACGGCGTGGCCGTGCGCGAGGTGGCGGGCGGGGTGCGGGTGAGCACCGGGCTGCCCCATGCAAACGATGTCGTGCTGGCGGCCGCCCGCGCCTTCGCCACGCTGGCCGCCCCGCACGCCGAGGGGGCACTCCGGTGA
- a CDS encoding ricin-type beta-trefoil lectin domain protein produces the protein MPRTRDGQSLVYVDGAQDKALRDAVAKVGGSVTGGVAGRVRAAVAEEKLTELAAATGVRQVRRPDRAVPMAITSEGVAAAQANEWAAAGKKGAGVKVGVVDVGFGGLQEAQQAGELPTGAKLVVNNSNCIDSTRSEDHGTKVAEVVHDMAPEADLVLACVDDTVGFAAAADWLKQQGVTVIAAAIGFGMSGRGDGSGVRPDSPAAVVKRLREAGILWAVAAGNQAQLHYAGQAVDRNNNGWVEVGGGPAQGNSVSLKAGEEATISLRWDAWPTTTKDLDLYVTTSDQPPGENDPVAGASLTRQRDTAGGAEPTEQVVLKKVSVPTTYWIYVRNHNAPATTPFEVSVLGPSAVQSSSGLQFPQPAGSITEPASSPYALAVGAITPTAESVEHYSSQGPTVDGRLKPDLAGYSRVSTFTGGRGAFGGTSAGAAHVAGAAAVLKSANSQLDAAQLEALLTTRARENAGTRPPDNQRGNGKLSLGDPRKPPTVEGNGYTPLADPKRILDLPRPFSPKEVMGIPVPDIPLDTTAVVLNVTARSDAETSVEVFATNPAQSASRATNLKVRPGTGFTAVSVIATVTDQTVWVRNQTGNTHVVIDLAGYFSSAGSSNYFAKLAPERVLDTRGFGGSPRGHLNAGEMRDLHVRGVHGIPAAATAVAVNITALEATQETWLSAYTRTLDKTSTLNLRRGERRSNLAIVAVAEDDRIRLRNERGGVNVIVDVVGWFGPGPGGRYVALREATRVVDTRTGTGLPKAPLGHASTAAVQIGGLAGVSAQATAAALTVTGTEDYLGTELSLTPAELGRNPVTQLGVGQAQTMAAATLTPLGASGKVNLRNERGRAQVSADVNGYFVGGTPVTPGAACPVVTGESGFDPLFDGRVETSLIGWQQAGSGTARQEGCELVPGTGEGVSWYSTASFGSDYTVKLDYRAADDNADSGVFVGFPHPVGNAVIPRDRGVEVQIGPRDAQATLRTGGLVGLAPPSASAQKPAGEWNSYEITVSGNKITVVLNGQKVNEHAVADPARVMTPSFVGVQNTGAVGQVRFRDIRVRRNAVTGVGSFAGINGKCLDVTDGNPAINRVQLWGCNNERAQSWTLSGDGTVRDFGKCLDVRDAATQPGTVVQLWACNESDAQQWIVRADNSVVNVRSGLCMNATGTTDGAGIDLQPCTGRSEQVWQPRLKKATTGALVGLNNQCVDVVDGNPDGTEVWLWRCSADKAQTWSMVEDQTIRAYGRCLDVQNGGTTPGTAVKFWSCSGGKPQQWELRPDGALVNPPSGLCLTSASGEERAKLTLENCTGMPTQTWRFAAQILRQGTATTHVIDGTEGKCLDVKGGTPSSNEVWVWSCNGTSAQNWSVSLHNDGTLRAYGRCLDVENGGTGNGTTVRLFDCNGDNAQQWAMRPDGTLVNNQSDKCLDAGRGDRVFLWDCHAPPQQRWGLTARAA, from the coding sequence CTGACCGAACTGGCCGCGGCGACCGGGGTGCGGCAGGTGCGCAGGCCGGACCGGGCTGTGCCGATGGCGATCACTTCGGAGGGGGTGGCCGCCGCACAGGCCAACGAGTGGGCCGCGGCGGGCAAGAAGGGCGCCGGGGTCAAAGTCGGCGTTGTCGACGTCGGGTTCGGCGGGCTGCAGGAGGCGCAGCAGGCAGGCGAGCTGCCCACCGGGGCGAAGCTGGTGGTGAACAACAGCAACTGCATCGACTCCACCCGCAGCGAGGACCATGGCACCAAGGTCGCCGAGGTCGTACATGACATGGCGCCCGAGGCCGACCTTGTGCTGGCGTGTGTGGATGACACCGTCGGGTTCGCCGCGGCGGCGGACTGGCTGAAGCAGCAGGGCGTCACGGTCATCGCGGCGGCGATCGGCTTCGGCATGAGTGGCCGTGGTGATGGCAGCGGTGTCCGGCCGGACAGCCCAGCCGCGGTGGTCAAGCGGCTCCGCGAGGCGGGCATCCTCTGGGCGGTGGCGGCCGGCAACCAGGCCCAGCTCCACTACGCGGGACAGGCGGTGGACCGCAACAACAACGGCTGGGTCGAGGTCGGCGGCGGCCCCGCCCAGGGCAACTCGGTGAGCCTGAAGGCAGGCGAGGAGGCCACCATCTCCCTCCGCTGGGATGCCTGGCCGACCACCACCAAGGACCTCGATCTCTACGTCACCACCAGTGACCAGCCTCCGGGGGAGAACGACCCCGTAGCGGGCGCCAGCCTGACCCGGCAGCGTGACACGGCGGGCGGCGCGGAACCGACGGAGCAGGTGGTGCTGAAGAAGGTCTCGGTCCCGACGACCTACTGGATCTACGTCCGGAACCACAATGCCCCCGCCACGACGCCATTCGAGGTGTCAGTGCTGGGCCCGTCAGCTGTGCAGTCCAGCTCCGGACTCCAGTTCCCCCAGCCAGCCGGCAGCATCACCGAGCCCGCCAGTTCGCCGTACGCACTCGCCGTCGGTGCGATCACACCCACCGCGGAGTCGGTGGAGCACTACTCCAGCCAAGGCCCCACCGTGGACGGCAGGCTCAAGCCGGACCTGGCCGGATACTCGCGGGTCAGCACGTTCACAGGTGGCAGAGGCGCGTTTGGCGGGACCTCTGCGGGCGCGGCGCATGTCGCGGGCGCGGCCGCGGTGCTCAAGTCGGCCAACAGCCAGCTCGACGCGGCCCAGCTCGAAGCACTGCTGACCACCAGGGCGCGGGAGAACGCGGGAACCAGACCACCGGACAACCAGCGCGGCAACGGCAAGCTCAGCCTCGGTGATCCGCGCAAGCCGCCGACGGTGGAAGGGAACGGTTACACCCCGCTCGCGGACCCGAAACGCATCCTCGACCTGCCGCGGCCCTTCAGCCCCAAGGAGGTCATGGGCATTCCAGTGCCGGACATCCCCTTGGACACCACCGCGGTCGTACTCAACGTCACCGCGCGCTCGGACGCCGAGACCAGTGTCGAGGTCTTCGCCACCAACCCGGCGCAGTCAGCCAGCCGCGCCACCAACCTCAAGGTCCGCCCCGGCACCGGGTTCACCGCGGTGTCGGTCATCGCCACCGTCACCGACCAGACGGTCTGGGTGCGCAACCAGACCGGCAACACCCATGTGGTCATCGACCTGGCCGGGTACTTCTCCAGCGCGGGCTCCTCGAACTACTTCGCCAAGCTCGCCCCAGAGCGGGTGCTGGACACCCGTGGCTTCGGCGGCAGCCCGCGCGGGCACCTCAACGCCGGTGAGATGCGCGACCTGCACGTGCGCGGCGTGCACGGGATTCCGGCCGCGGCCACCGCGGTCGCGGTCAACATCACCGCGCTGGAGGCCACCCAGGAGACCTGGTTGTCTGCCTACACGCGCACCCTCGACAAGACCTCGACGCTGAACTTGCGGCGCGGTGAGCGGCGCTCCAACCTCGCCATCGTCGCTGTCGCGGAGGACGACCGGATCCGGCTCCGCAACGAACGAGGCGGTGTCAACGTGATCGTTGATGTCGTTGGCTGGTTCGGCCCGGGGCCCGGTGGACGCTATGTCGCGTTGCGCGAAGCGACCCGGGTCGTGGACACCCGAACCGGCACAGGTCTGCCGAAGGCTCCACTCGGCCACGCCTCGACCGCCGCGGTGCAGATCGGCGGATTGGCTGGAGTCAGCGCCCAAGCGACCGCGGCGGCGCTGACCGTCACCGGGACCGAGGACTACCTCGGCACCGAGCTGTCACTGACGCCGGCCGAACTCGGCCGCAACCCGGTGACCCAGCTCGGCGTCGGCCAGGCGCAGACGATGGCCGCCGCAACGCTGACCCCGTTGGGCGCCAGCGGAAAAGTCAACTTGCGCAACGAACGCGGCCGGGCGCAGGTGTCGGCGGACGTCAATGGCTACTTCGTCGGCGGCACGCCGGTCACCCCTGGGGCGGCCTGCCCCGTGGTGACCGGGGAGAGCGGCTTCGACCCCCTCTTCGACGGCCGGGTGGAGACCAGTCTGATCGGCTGGCAACAGGCAGGCAGCGGTACGGCGCGTCAGGAAGGCTGCGAACTCGTGCCGGGCACCGGCGAGGGTGTCTCCTGGTACTCCACCGCCAGCTTCGGCAGTGACTACACGGTCAAGCTCGACTACCGGGCCGCCGACGACAACGCCGATTCCGGCGTGTTCGTGGGCTTCCCGCATCCGGTCGGCAACGCCGTCATTCCGCGGGATCGCGGCGTGGAGGTCCAGATCGGCCCGCGCGACGCGCAAGCGACCCTGCGCACCGGTGGGCTGGTCGGCTTGGCGCCCCCCTCGGCTTCGGCACAAAAGCCGGCCGGGGAGTGGAACTCCTACGAGATCACCGTGTCAGGTAACAAGATCACTGTTGTCCTGAATGGACAGAAGGTGAACGAGCACGCCGTGGCCGACCCCGCCCGGGTGATGACGCCGAGCTTCGTCGGGGTGCAGAACACCGGTGCGGTGGGCCAGGTGCGGTTCCGGGACATCCGGGTGCGGCGCAACGCCGTCACTGGCGTCGGCTCCTTCGCCGGGATCAACGGCAAGTGCTTGGATGTCACCGACGGCAACCCGGCGATCAACAGGGTCCAGTTGTGGGGCTGCAACAACGAGCGCGCCCAGTCCTGGACCCTGTCGGGGGATGGCACCGTTCGAGACTTCGGCAAGTGCCTGGACGTGCGTGACGCGGCGACTCAGCCGGGAACGGTCGTGCAACTCTGGGCCTGCAACGAGTCGGACGCTCAGCAGTGGATCGTCCGTGCCGACAACAGCGTGGTCAACGTCAGATCCGGCCTGTGCATGAATGCCACGGGCACCACGGATGGCGCCGGGATCGACTTGCAACCGTGTACGGGGCGGTCTGAGCAGGTGTGGCAGCCGCGCCTGAAGAAGGCGACCACCGGTGCGCTGGTCGGGCTGAACAACCAGTGCGTGGACGTCGTGGACGGCAACCCCGATGGCACCGAGGTGTGGCTGTGGCGCTGTTCGGCGGACAAGGCGCAGACCTGGAGCATGGTGGAGGATCAGACCATCCGCGCCTACGGCCGCTGTCTGGACGTGCAAAACGGCGGCACCACACCGGGCACCGCGGTGAAGTTCTGGAGTTGCAGCGGTGGCAAGCCCCAGCAGTGGGAGCTGCGTCCCGATGGCGCGCTGGTCAACCCGCCCTCAGGTCTGTGCCTGACCTCGGCCTCCGGGGAGGAACGCGCCAAACTGACGCTGGAGAACTGCACGGGCATGCCGACGCAGACCTGGCGGTTCGCCGCCCAGATCCTGCGGCAGGGCACCGCGACCACGCACGTCATCGACGGTACCGAAGGCAAATGCCTCGACGTCAAGGGAGGCACGCCCAGCAGCAACGAGGTCTGGGTGTGGTCCTGCAACGGCACCAGCGCGCAGAACTGGTCGGTGTCCCTGCACAACGACGGCACGTTGCGCGCCTATGGTCGATGCCTGGACGTGGAGAACGGTGGCACCGGCAACGGCACCACGGTGCGCCTGTTCGACTGCAACGGCGACAACGCCCAGCAGTGGGCGATGCGCCCGGACGGCACGCTGGTGAACAACCAGTCCGACAAGTGCCTGGACGCCGGCAGGGGTGACCGGGTGTTCCTGTGGGACTGCCATGCGCCGCCGCAGCAACGTTGGGGGCTGACCGCCAGGGCAGCCTGA